In Cynocephalus volans isolate mCynVol1 chromosome 3, mCynVol1.pri, whole genome shotgun sequence, one DNA window encodes the following:
- the TGM7 gene encoding protein-glutamine gamma-glutamyltransferase Z, with the protein MVDLGAALELRSTDLQSSRNNKEHHTQEMGLKRLIVRRGQIFKLQLSFNRPFQSQTDDITFVAETGPEPTELLGTRATFLLTHTRRGNVWSASDFAIHSNSLQVSLFTPANAVIGHYTLKIELSQGQSHSVTYPLGTFILLFNPWSAEDDVYLPSEILLQEYIMRDYGFVYKGHERFITSWPWNYGQFEEDIIDICFEILNKSLYFLNNSSKDYSKRNDVVYVSRVVSAMINSNDDNGVLQGNWGEDYSRGVSPLEWNGSVAILRQWSARGGQPVKYGQCWVFASVMCTVMRCLGVPTRVVSNFRSAHNADGNLTIDTYYDQNAEMLPTQKRDKIWNFHVWDECWMIRKDLPPGYNGWQVLDPTPQQTSSGLFCCGPASVKAIMEGDVHLAYDTPFVYAEVNADEVIWLFGDDGQAREILAHNTSSTGKEISTKTVGSDQRQNITRSYKYPEGSPEERSVFMKASRKMLGPQRTSSPFLDLLSSRDFEDQPAKLQLHLARTPEWGQDLLLKLHVWRVPDRAHPQGPIGLEVRFCAQALLHGGATREPLWRQMVHLNLDFGKEIQWPLLLPYNNYRNKLTDEKLIRVSGIAKVEETGRSLLFLKDISLEPPHLSIEVSERAEVGKVLQVHITLTNTLTVALSNCTMVLEGSGLIDGQVANDLGTLVAGETIQIQLELYPIKAGPRQLQVLISSSEIKEIKGYKDVFIAARAV; encoded by the exons ATGGTGGACCTGG GGGCAGCCTTGGAGCTTAGGTCCACTGACCTGCAGAGCTCCAGGAACAACAAGGAGCACCACACACAGGAGATGGGCCTGAAGCGGCTCATCGTTCGCCGTGGCCAGATCTTCAAACTCCAGCTGAGCTTTAACCGACCCTTCCAGTCTCAGACCGACGACATCACCTTTGTGGCTGAGACTG GACCTGAACCCACAGAGCTGCTGGGGACCCGAGCCACGTTCCTACTCACCCACACCCGACGTGGGAATGTCTGGAGTGCTTCTGACTTTGCCATTCACTCCAACTCTCTCCAAGTCTCCCTTTTCACGCCAGCCAATGCAGTTATTGGCCACTACACCCTGAAGATAGAGCTCTCTCAGGGCCAAAGTCACAGTGTGACTTACCCACTGGGGACTTTCATTCTGCTTTTTAACCCTTGGAGTGCAG AGGATGACGTCTACCTGCCAAGTGAAATACTGCTGCAGGAGTATATCATGAGGGATTATGGTTTTGTTTACAAGGGTCATGAAAGATTCATCACCTCCTGGCCTTGGAACTATGGGCAG TTTGAAGAGGACATCATAGATATCTGCTTTGAGATCCTGAACAAGAGCCTGTACTTCTTAAATAACTCATCCAAAGACTATTCCAAGCGGAACGACGTGGTGTACGTGTCCCGGGTAGTGAGCGCCATG ATCAACAGCAATGATGACAACGGCGTACTGCAGGGGAACTGGGGAGAGGACTACTCCAGGGGAGTCAGCCCTCTGGAGTGGAACGGCAGCGTGGCCATCCTGCGGCAGTGGTCGGCCAGGGGCGGGCAGCCTGTGAAGTATGGACAGTGCTGGGTCTTTGCATCTGTGATGTGCACTG tgATGAGATGCTTAGGTGTTCCAACCCGTGTTGTTTCCAATTTCCGTTCTGCACACAATGCAGATGGGAACCTGACCATTGATACCTACTACGACCAAAATGCAGAGATGCTGCCAACTCAGAAACGAGACAAAATATG GAACTTCCATGTCTGGGATGAGTGCTGGATGATTCGCAAAGATCTGCCACCAGGATACAATGGGTGGCAGGTTCTGGACCCCACTCCCCAGCAAACCAGCAGTG GGCTGTTCTGCTGCGGCCCCGCCTCCGTGAAGGCCATCATGGAAGGGGACGTCCACTTGGCCTACGACACCCCTTTTGTGTATGCCGAGGTGAACGCCGATGAAGTCATCTGGCTGTTTGGGGATGATGGCCAGGCTCGGGAAATCCTGGCACATAACACCAGTTCCACTGGGAAGGAGATCAGCACCAAGACGGTGGGGTCAGACCAGCGCCAGAACATCACCCGTTCCTACAAGTATCCGGAAG GATCTCCTGAGGAACGGTCTGTATTCATGAAGGCTTCCCGGAAAATGCTGGGCCCCCAAAGGACGTCTTCACCCTTCCTGGACCTACTGAGTTCCAGGGATTTTGAGGATCAGCCAGCGAAGCTGCAGCTTCACCTGGCTAGGACACCCGAGTGGGGCCAAGACCTGCTGCTGAAGCTGCATGTCTGGAGGGTGCCAGACAGAGCCCACCCTCAGGGGCCCATAGGACTAGAGGTGCGCTTCTGTGCACAGGCCCTGCTGCATGGGGGTGCCACCCGAGAGCCCCTCTGGAGGCAAATGGTGCACTTGAACCTGGACTTTGGGAAGG AGATACAGTGGCCACTTCTGCTGCCCTACAACAACTACAGAAACAAGCTGACAGACGAAAAGCTGATCCGCGTGTCTGGCATCGCCAAGGTTGAAGAGACGGGGAGGTCCCTGCTCTTTCTAAAAGATATCTCTCTTGAGCCGCCCCACTTGTCTATTGAG GTGTCGGAGAGGGCTGAGGTGGGCAAGGTGCTGCAAGTCCATATCACCCTCACCAATACCTTGACGGTGGCTCTCAGTAACTGCACGATGGTGCTGGAGGGAAGTGGCCTCATTGACGGGCAGGTAGCAAATGA CCTTGGGACTCTGGTGGCTGGAGAGACTATCCAAATTCAGTTGGAGCTCTACCCCATCAAAGCTGGACCCCGCCAGCTACAGGTCCTCATCAGCAGCAGCGAGATCAAGGAGATCAAGGGCTACAAGGATGTCTTCATTGCAGCTAGAGCTGTCTGA